In one window of Candidatus Bathyarchaeia archaeon DNA:
- a CDS encoding CDC48 family AAA ATPase: MVNEVQLRVGDAKQRDVYRGIARIDQKTMEKIGVSAGDVIEIIGKRRTSAIAWPAYAEDQGKGIIRIDGITRKNAGVSINEYVIVRRAEVVDALSVVLAPVDMHLNVDEDFTSFVKNRLLERTFVEGDTTLVMMLGHPVQFVVTKTRPHGIVRLTYDTNLQILSEPVSEVKGLPRITYEDIGGLKEEIQRLREMVELPLRHPELFQRLGIEPPKGVLLYGPPGCGKTLLAKAVANESDAYFISINGPEIMNKFYGESEARLREIFQQAQQNAPSIIFIDELDAIAPKREEVTGEVERRVVAQLLALMDGLTERGNVIVIGATNRPNALDPALRRPGRFDREIEIGIPDKQGRYEILLIHTRGMPLAENVDLKKLAEMTHGFTGADLAALCRETAMKALRRYLPEIDLEQERIPPEVLEKMEVRMEDFLNAFKEITPTALREVAIEVPTVYWDDIGDLEEVKQELKEAVEWPIKNPEVFKRMGIKPPKGILLYGPPGCGKTLLAKAVATESEANFISVKGPEVLSKWVGESEKAVREVFRKARMSSPAIIFFDEIDSLVPRRGLGYGDSGVTERVISQLLTEIDGISTLEDVVVLAATNRPDLIDPAILRPGRFDRLIYVPEPNEEGRLSIFKIHTKNMPLAKDVDLRLLASMTKGYSGADIEALCREAALIALRRDMNAKEVTIADFQEAMKKVGPSITPDMENWYRNWGQQFKRMQKVTLPLVA, from the coding sequence ATGGTAAATGAGGTACAACTTAGAGTGGGCGATGCTAAGCAAAGGGATGTTTATAGAGGTATCGCTAGAATCGATCAGAAAACGATGGAGAAGATAGGGGTTTCAGCTGGGGATGTTATTGAAATAATTGGTAAAAGAAGGACATCAGCTATAGCATGGCCAGCTTACGCTGAAGATCAGGGTAAGGGTATAATAAGAATAGATGGTATAACACGAAAAAATGCTGGTGTCTCAATAAATGAATACGTTATTGTTCGGAGAGCCGAAGTTGTCGACGCTCTAAGTGTAGTACTTGCACCAGTAGACATGCACCTAAATGTCGATGAGGACTTCACGAGCTTTGTAAAGAACAGACTCTTAGAGAGAACATTTGTTGAGGGGGATACAACGCTTGTTATGATGCTAGGTCATCCAGTACAGTTTGTTGTCACTAAAACTAGACCACATGGCATTGTCAGATTAACCTATGATACAAATCTACAAATACTTTCAGAACCAGTTTCAGAGGTTAAAGGGCTGCCGAGAATAACATATGAAGATATTGGCGGATTAAAGGAGGAAATCCAGCGGCTAAGAGAAATGGTCGAGCTACCGCTTAGACACCCGGAGCTATTCCAGAGACTTGGAATAGAGCCACCTAAAGGCGTATTGCTTTATGGTCCGCCTGGCTGTGGTAAAACTCTATTAGCTAAAGCTGTTGCCAATGAGTCAGATGCATATTTCATTTCAATAAATGGTCCAGAAATAATGAATAAGTTTTATGGAGAATCTGAGGCTAGGCTTCGTGAAATATTCCAGCAAGCTCAGCAGAACGCCCCGAGTATAATCTTCATAGATGAGTTGGATGCAATAGCCCCGAAGAGGGAAGAAGTTACTGGTGAGGTTGAACGTAGAGTTGTTGCGCAACTGTTAGCTCTTATGGACGGCTTAACAGAAAGGGGGAACGTGATAGTTATTGGTGCAACAAATAGACCTAATGCCCTCGATCCAGCTCTCAGAAGACCGGGCAGATTTGATCGAGAAATAGAAATAGGTATACCAGATAAGCAAGGGCGTTACGAAATACTTTTAATTCATACGAGAGGAATGCCTTTAGCTGAAAACGTTGACTTAAAGAAATTAGCTGAAATGACGCATGGTTTTACTGGAGCGGATTTAGCAGCTTTATGTCGTGAAACAGCTATGAAAGCTTTGAGAAGATATCTTCCCGAGATTGATTTAGAGCAGGAGAGGATTCCGCCAGAGGTCCTTGAAAAGATGGAAGTTAGGATGGAGGACTTCTTAAACGCCTTCAAAGAAATTACGCCAACAGCGCTGAGGGAGGTTGCCATAGAGGTTCCAACAGTCTATTGGGATGATATTGGAGACTTGGAAGAAGTTAAGCAAGAGCTAAAGGAGGCTGTTGAATGGCCAATTAAGAATCCGGAAGTATTTAAGAGAATGGGTATTAAGCCTCCGAAGGGTATATTGCTTTATGGTCCGCCTGGCTGTGGTAAAACTCTATTAGCTAAAGCTGTTGCAACAGAAAGTGAGGCAAACTTCATCAGCGTTAAGGGTCCGGAGGTTCTATCTAAATGGGTTGGTGAATCAGAGAAGGCTGTTCGGGAGGTTTTCAGAAAGGCTAGAATGTCGTCTCCAGCAATAATATTCTTCGATGAGATTGATTCACTTGTCCCAAGAAGGGGCTTAGGATACGGAGATAGCGGGGTAACAGAGCGAGTTATCAGCCAATTGTTAACGGAGATTGATGGAATATCGACCCTTGAAGATGTCGTGGTTTTAGCGGCTACAAATAGGCCCGATTTGATTGATCCAGCTATTTTGAGACCCGGTAGATTTGATCGTCTGATATATGTTCCTGAACCAAATGAGGAGGGAAGACTGTCCATCTTTAAGATACACACAAAAAATATGCCCTTAGCGAAAGATGTAGATCTGAGGTTGCTGGCAAGCATGACTAAAGGTTATTCTGGTGCAGATATTGAAGCCTTATGTCGCGAGGCAGCCTTAATAGCCCTGAGACGTGACATGAACGCTAAGGAGGTTACCATAGCTGACTTCCAAGAGGCTATGAAAAAGGTTGGTCCAAGCATAACGCCGGATATGGAGAACTGGTATAGGAACTGGGGTCAGCAGTTCAAGAGAATGCAGAAGGTTACCCTGCCATTAGTTGCGTAA
- a CDS encoding elongation factor 1-beta — translation MAKVVVSLKIFPADINVNMDSLKEKIRVSLPSYASIYKFEEEPIAFGLMALIAHIVLPENQSGGLDEIERSILSIEDVSDIQAIMVRRT, via the coding sequence TTGGCTAAAGTTGTAGTCTCCTTAAAAATATTTCCGGCAGATATAAACGTCAACATGGATTCCTTAAAGGAGAAGATCAGGGTTTCTTTACCTAGCTACGCATCGATTTACAAATTTGAAGAAGAACCAATTGCCTTTGGTTTAATGGCGCTTATAGCCCATATTGTTCTACCTGAGAATCAATCCGGCGGGTTGGACGAGATCGAGAGGAGCATACTAAGTATAGAAGATGTAAGTGACATACAAGCAATTATGGTAAGAAGAACTTAA
- a CDS encoding NAD(P)/FAD-dependent oxidoreductase, protein MSIEEVEVAVVGAGPSGLITARESALRGAKVLVLEEHKEIGLPNHCAGLLSINGLGRIGIPLNESYVQNKVKGARFFSPSNLSFTIERKEAVACVVDRHLLDNFLAKQALKNGALIKLNSKVKSVKRCNNRWVLEAENYGKVKTKILIDAEGASPRILGMTGLKTLGVKRLLRGFQADLEGVNVDPDYVEVHFSREIAPGFFAWVIPLNKDVARVGLACKYFNPRERLFRFIKKRFKKAVNEKLKILRFYSGLIITCGPIEKTYDDNLLVVGDSAGQVKPITGGGVIFGGTCAIIAGKIASEAIKSGKTEREFLKRYEDEWKARIGKEIKISLLIRRILNKISDKSIDRVFSVIIEEEIHRDISEGGDMDLQGSSIIKIFRRRGDMKSLFMILKAILFH, encoded by the coding sequence ATGAGTATTGAGGAAGTGGAAGTAGCAGTAGTTGGAGCCGGACCCTCCGGGCTAATTACAGCCCGTGAATCGGCTTTAAGAGGAGCTAAGGTCCTCGTTTTAGAGGAACACAAAGAAATTGGTTTACCCAACCATTGCGCTGGACTTCTAAGCATAAACGGGCTAGGTAGAATCGGTATTCCGCTTAATGAGTCTTATGTGCAAAATAAGGTCAAAGGAGCACGCTTCTTCTCCCCATCAAATCTCTCATTTACAATTGAAAGAAAAGAGGCTGTCGCATGCGTTGTTGATCGCCATCTACTTGATAATTTTCTAGCGAAACAAGCCTTAAAGAATGGAGCACTCATAAAATTGAACTCGAAGGTTAAATCAGTGAAACGCTGTAATAATAGATGGGTTCTAGAAGCTGAAAATTACGGCAAGGTAAAGACTAAGATTCTGATAGATGCCGAGGGCGCATCGCCAAGAATATTAGGTATGACTGGTTTAAAAACTCTGGGAGTAAAAAGGTTATTAAGAGGGTTTCAGGCGGATTTAGAGGGGGTTAACGTAGATCCAGACTACGTTGAAGTTCACTTTAGTAGAGAGATAGCTCCAGGCTTTTTCGCTTGGGTAATACCACTGAACAAAGATGTTGCCAGGGTAGGTTTAGCATGCAAATATTTTAATCCGAGGGAAAGACTGTTCAGGTTTATAAAGAAACGCTTTAAAAAGGCCGTTAATGAAAAATTAAAGATCCTTAGGTTTTATTCAGGCTTAATTATTACATGTGGTCCAATTGAGAAGACATACGATGATAACCTTTTAGTAGTTGGGGACTCTGCTGGGCAAGTTAAGCCTATAACTGGCGGCGGGGTTATTTTCGGTGGAACCTGTGCTATAATAGCTGGTAAAATAGCATCTGAAGCTATTAAGAGTGGTAAAACTGAAAGAGAATTCCTTAAAAGGTACGAGGATGAGTGGAAAGCAAGGATTGGGAAGGAGATTAAGATTTCACTTTTAATCAGGAGGATCCTGAATAAGATTTCTGATAAGAGTATAGATAGAGTATTCTCAGTAATTATTGAGGAGGAAATTCATAGGGATATCTCGGAGGGAGGAGATATGGATCTTCAAGGAAGCTCAATTATAAAGATCTTTAGGAGGAGAGGAGATATGAAATCTTTGTTCATGATTCTCAAAGCAATATTATTTCACTAA
- a CDS encoding zinc finger domain-containing protein, with product MSKRITMPVCTSCNRIIPPRTNATSFPCPNCGEIIIWRCSKCRLFRRQYKCPKCGFQGP from the coding sequence TTGAGCAAAAGAATAACGATGCCAGTTTGCACATCATGTAACAGGATAATCCCGCCTAGAACGAATGCAACCTCATTTCCATGTCCAAATTGCGGTGAAATAATAATATGGCGTTGCTCTAAATGCCGGCTATTCAGACGTCAATATAAATGCCCAAAATGTGGGTTTCAGGGACCTTAG
- a CDS encoding RpiB/LacA/LacB family sugar-phosphate isomerase produces the protein MKVSIGSDDLYPVAIMLHEELRKRGFEVKAYSALESGKIEPWPDVASSVAADVAEGKANFRIVICYTGTGVTIAANKVKGVRAALCFDAESAKGARLWNDANVLALSGRLTTPYIGREILNAWLSVEKPDENQIGNIRKIIDHESKIQ, from the coding sequence ATGAAGGTTTCGATAGGGTCGGATGACCTATATCCTGTAGCAATAATGCTTCATGAAGAATTGAGAAAGAGGGGATTTGAGGTTAAAGCTTATAGTGCTCTAGAATCTGGAAAGATTGAGCCTTGGCCCGATGTAGCCTCTTCAGTAGCTGCGGATGTGGCTGAGGGTAAAGCTAACTTTAGAATAGTGATATGCTACACTGGAACAGGGGTTACGATCGCCGCGAATAAGGTTAAAGGTGTTAGGGCAGCATTATGTTTTGATGCTGAGTCAGCGAAAGGGGCCAGACTATGGAATGATGCAAATGTTTTAGCATTAAGTGGGAGACTAACTACGCCATACATTGGGAGGGAAATCTTGAATGCTTGGTTATCGGTAGAAAAACCTGACGAGAACCAAATCGGCAATATAAGGAAAATAATAGATCATGAATCTAAAATCCAGTAA
- a CDS encoding FtsX-like permease family protein, whose protein sequence is MGFSALLMGFFRLALRALSERKIRATLTIIGIAIGPLVLVMMSSVVRSYSDYIVERITSLGQNAIAVFPAENHKLSDEELNYIRSLQEVLRAEPFYSVQGIVKRGSEEVRVSIFAIDYALLFEAIGSLKIGEGEMPSETLYCIVGKKVAYRGGGEQYFVPNDVVTIIIPKIEGEKIVGKKNINVKVGAILEEYGGALIVDPDSTVFLNPEAGKKLLGLKDWSGIFVLARDPSLVKGIVSSLRAKYEDRLQVIAFSAIAEAISSVTGAINFINFSTSLSAFAVAVAGVAATMITSVMERTREIGVMKAIGYTSNQILSLILLESIVMSLVGGSIGITLGIIGAYILSSRGLTIGGIGLTFMLSPKITLDLMVQTLSLTIMVGLIGGALPAYRASKIPPVVALRYE, encoded by the coding sequence ATGGGCTTCTCTGCGCTCCTCATGGGCTTCTTCAGGTTGGCTTTAAGGGCATTGAGTGAGAGGAAGATAAGGGCTACCCTAACGATCATCGGTATTGCTATAGGTCCGCTGGTTTTAGTAATGATGAGCTCCGTTGTTAGAAGCTATTCAGACTATATTGTTGAGAGGATAACGTCTCTTGGGCAGAATGCGATAGCGGTTTTCCCAGCCGAGAACCATAAGCTGAGCGATGAGGAGCTAAATTATATTAGGTCTCTACAAGAGGTTTTGAGGGCTGAGCCGTTCTACTCGGTGCAGGGAATTGTTAAGAGAGGTTCTGAGGAGGTTAGGGTTTCAATATTCGCAATAGACTATGCTCTGCTCTTCGAGGCTATAGGAAGCCTAAAGATAGGCGAGGGAGAGATGCCCTCTGAAACCCTCTATTGTATAGTTGGCAAGAAAGTTGCCTATAGGGGTGGTGGCGAACAATATTTTGTCCCAAACGATGTCGTAACAATAATCATTCCTAAAATTGAGGGCGAAAAGATTGTCGGCAAAAAGAACATAAACGTTAAGGTTGGCGCAATACTCGAGGAGTATGGCGGAGCCTTGATAGTTGACCCAGACTCAACAGTCTTCCTTAATCCGGAGGCTGGCAAAAAGCTTTTGGGGCTGAAGGATTGGTCCGGAATATTCGTGCTTGCGCGAGACCCATCGCTCGTTAAAGGCATTGTTTCAAGTTTAAGGGCGAAGTATGAGGATAGGCTGCAGGTTATAGCCTTCAGCGCTATAGCCGAAGCGATCTCAAGCGTTACTGGCGCAATAAACTTCATAAACTTCTCAACATCCCTCTCAGCTTTTGCAGTTGCTGTTGCAGGTGTGGCTGCTACTATGATAACATCGGTTATGGAGAGAACTCGTGAGATAGGCGTAATGAAGGCTATAGGCTATACTAGTAACCAGATTCTATCGCTAATTCTCTTAGAATCCATAGTTATGAGCTTGGTTGGGGGCTCAATAGGTATAACTCTAGGTATAATTGGAGCGTACATATTATCCTCTAGGGGTCTAACAATAGGCGGTATAGGATTAACCTTTATGCTAAGCCCAAAGATAACCCTTGACTTAATGGTGCAAACGCTCTCACTAACAATAATGGTGGGCTTGATTGGAGGCGCGTTGCCAGCGTATAGAGCCTCAAAAATACCTCCTGTAGTAGCTTTAAGATATGAGTAG
- a CDS encoding ABC transporter ATP-binding protein, which yields MGISEKPLIELVGVSKEYKVGEISTVALKEVNFTVRSGDLVAIMGPSGSGKTTLLNMLGLLDRPTKGKIIFEGRDVSRLSDRELADLRNRKLGFVFQTFNLINRLTVFENIEMPLIPRGLPRSARTEMVREAILKVGGEIEWLRKKPNQLSGGQQQRVAIARAIVGNPPIILADEPTGNLDRASARIVVETFLNLNKEGHSVVIVTHDPEVANCTEKIYVIRDGSIVGEYRANLSESLISRVS from the coding sequence ATGGGAATTTCAGAAAAGCCCCTGATCGAGCTAGTAGGCGTTAGCAAAGAGTATAAAGTTGGTGAGATATCTACAGTGGCTCTTAAAGAAGTCAATTTTACAGTCCGCAGTGGCGATCTGGTTGCCATAATGGGACCATCTGGCTCTGGGAAGACAACCTTGCTTAATATGCTCGGGCTTCTTGATAGGCCAACTAAAGGTAAGATTATTTTTGAGGGGAGGGATGTTTCTAGGCTCAGTGATAGGGAGCTTGCGGATTTGAGGAATAGGAAGCTTGGTTTCGTCTTCCAAACATTCAATCTAATTAATAGATTAACGGTTTTTGAGAATATTGAGATGCCCCTAATACCCAGAGGTCTTCCCAGAAGTGCTAGGACCGAGATGGTTAGGGAGGCAATATTGAAGGTTGGTGGTGAAATTGAGTGGCTTAGAAAAAAGCCTAATCAGCTTTCTGGCGGTCAGCAGCAGCGCGTTGCTATTGCAAGGGCTATTGTTGGAAATCCGCCCATAATTTTGGCTGATGAGCCTACTGGAAATCTTGATAGGGCTTCGGCGAGGATTGTTGTCGAGACATTCCTTAACTTAAATAAGGAGGGACATTCCGTAGTCATCGTAACCCATGACCCGGAGGTCGCAAATTGCACTGAAAAAATTTATGTGATTAGGGATGGTAGCATAGTTGGTGAGTATAGGGCTAACCTAAGTGAGTCGCTTATTAGCAGAGTGTCTTAA
- a CDS encoding PadR family transcriptional regulator, with translation MKEQLKKGYLKLAILYTLLRGPLHGYEMIKRIKESTFDLLTPTAGSLYPALKELESDGFITGRWIQQKRKIKVYMITEKGKEAFREVIDNHFKLASAIRGWLLTRLAPIHPIEEEPTAPALMQQAVKIILLGDNVKVEERIEFLKEFKRILQRVNETIGKLIVSIDKRIRDLEAEINPK, from the coding sequence ATGAAGGAACAGCTAAAGAAGGGCTATCTCAAGCTGGCAATATTGTACACGCTGTTAAGGGGTCCATTGCACGGCTATGAAATGATCAAGCGAATAAAAGAGAGCACATTCGACCTTTTAACTCCAACAGCTGGCTCCCTCTACCCCGCATTAAAGGAGCTGGAGTCTGATGGTTTTATTACTGGAAGATGGATTCAGCAGAAGAGAAAGATAAAGGTTTACATGATAACTGAAAAGGGTAAGGAGGCATTTAGGGAGGTTATCGATAATCATTTTAAATTGGCTTCAGCTATTAGAGGGTGGCTGCTTACTCGGCTTGCACCAATCCACCCAATTGAAGAAGAACCAACAGCGCCGGCGCTCATGCAACAAGCGGTAAAGATAATTCTGTTAGGTGATAATGTTAAGGTGGAAGAGAGAATCGAGTTTCTAAAGGAGTTTAAGAGAATACTCCAGCGGGTAAATGAGACTATAGGTAAGCTCATAGTAAGCATTGATAAGAGAATAAGGGATTTAGAGGCGGAAATCAACCCCAAATAG
- the twy1 gene encoding 4-demethylwyosine synthase TYW1 has product MEGAIVQPITPEIRSLYYKQGYRLAGKHLHSAVKICQWTKESLRSGRVCYKELWYPPVQSHRCMQMTPYIGCNCHCLYCWRIHSGDREGLIWREFPLNLDEFDEPAEIIDELIEKRKELLSGWRGNPRVDKRKLEEALRPTMMTMSLTGEPTLYPRISELIAEAGKRDMITFLVTNGTLPEVLERMNPLPFQLYVSVPAPDKNTYIGVVRPLIKDAWERLNKTLELLPSLGTRRVLRFTMIKGWNTLNIEGYAKIVEKSKPDFIEVKAYEWVGQSRERLPRGAMPYMEDVEEFSIKLANLTGYSIKGKNEPSGAVLLSA; this is encoded by the coding sequence ATGGAGGGCGCTATTGTTCAGCCGATTACGCCGGAAATAAGAAGCCTATATTATAAGCAGGGTTATAGGCTTGCTGGTAAGCATCTCCACAGCGCTGTCAAGATATGCCAGTGGACTAAGGAAAGCTTAAGGTCGGGCAGAGTCTGCTATAAGGAGCTCTGGTATCCGCCAGTCCAAAGCCATAGATGCATGCAGATGACACCCTACATAGGATGCAACTGCCACTGCCTCTACTGCTGGAGAATACACTCCGGGGATAGAGAGGGATTAATCTGGAGGGAGTTTCCCCTAAACCTGGATGAATTCGATGAACCAGCCGAAATAATAGATGAACTAATTGAAAAGAGGAAAGAACTGCTCTCTGGATGGAGGGGGAACCCGAGAGTTGATAAAAGGAAGCTTGAGGAGGCTCTTAGGCCAACAATGATGACCATGAGCTTAACTGGTGAGCCGACGCTTTATCCGAGAATTTCGGAGCTTATAGCTGAGGCTGGCAAGAGGGATATGATAACATTCCTAGTGACTAATGGAACATTACCAGAGGTATTAGAGAGAATGAATCCGCTACCGTTCCAGCTTTATGTAAGCGTTCCAGCGCCGGATAAAAACACATACATTGGAGTTGTTAGACCCCTCATTAAGGATGCTTGGGAACGTTTAAATAAAACATTAGAGTTGCTTCCAAGTCTAGGGACAAGAAGAGTTCTAAGATTCACGATGATTAAGGGCTGGAATACGCTAAATATTGAGGGATACGCGAAAATCGTTGAAAAATCTAAACCAGACTTTATTGAGGTTAAAGCATATGAGTGGGTTGGGCAAAGTAGGGAGAGGTTGCCAAGGGGAGCTATGCCTTATATGGAGGATGTGGAGGAGTTCTCAATTAAATTAGCGAACTTAACAGGATATAGTATTAAAGGGAAAAATGAGCCGAGCGGCGCCGTTCTTCTCTCAGCATGA
- a CDS encoding UPF0147 family protein: MVSKKRIQEYEEKIKQALAILGQVSEDATTPRNIRRTAKEAMEVLQSTQYTLGVRASNAISVIDEILQDPNMPPYTRVRLWNVISLLEGIKD, from the coding sequence TTGGTTAGTAAGAAGAGAATTCAGGAATATGAAGAGAAAATTAAGCAGGCATTAGCAATATTAGGACAGGTCTCAGAGGATGCAACAACACCAAGAAATATAAGGAGGACAGCTAAAGAGGCTATGGAGGTTTTACAGTCAACGCAATATACGCTTGGTGTCAGGGCTTCAAACGCCATATCCGTTATAGATGAGATATTGCAAGACCCTAATATGCCACCATACACCCGTGTGAGATTATGGAATGTCATAAGTTTGCTCGAGGGTATAAAAGATTGA
- the amrS gene encoding AmmeMemoRadiSam system radical SAM enzyme, which yields MFKREAMLYEKLQNNRVRCNLCARRCLISDGGFGFCGVRKNENGNLYSLNYAKACAANVDPIGKKPLSHFHPGALVMSIATVGCNFRCQFCDNWSISQERDIIGKDFPPEDVIKSTIDYGCHGISYTYTEPTIFFEYAYDTAVLAHKHGLFNTFVTNGYMTIEAVETIAPYLDAATVDFKGGGDPEFYKKFSMVPLVEPIFEALKEMRRRNIHIEVTNLVVPKIGDSLEKIKELALWIKENLGEDTPFHLLRFHPDYKLTDIPSTEIRTLEKAYETAKETGLNYVYLGNVPGHRYENTYCPNCQELLIRRYGFDIIKWNLTADMRCPNCGRQIAIKGKFHRTGLSFPYSVI from the coding sequence ATGTTTAAACGTGAAGCAATGCTTTATGAGAAGCTGCAAAACAATAGGGTTAGATGTAATCTTTGCGCACGTAGGTGTCTAATATCTGATGGTGGATTCGGTTTCTGTGGTGTCAGAAAGAATGAGAATGGAAATCTCTATTCGCTTAATTACGCTAAAGCATGCGCAGCTAATGTTGATCCAATAGGTAAGAAACCTCTTTCACACTTCCATCCAGGAGCTTTAGTAATGTCAATAGCGACTGTTGGATGTAACTTCCGATGTCAGTTCTGCGATAATTGGAGCATAAGTCAGGAAAGAGATATCATTGGCAAAGATTTTCCACCCGAAGATGTTATTAAATCTACAATTGATTATGGATGCCATGGGATAAGCTATACCTATACTGAGCCAACGATATTTTTTGAGTACGCATATGATACTGCAGTTTTAGCTCATAAGCATGGATTATTTAATACATTTGTCACAAACGGATATATGACCATTGAAGCTGTTGAAACTATTGCTCCATACTTGGATGCTGCAACGGTTGATTTTAAGGGTGGAGGAGACCCTGAATTCTATAAGAAGTTTTCCATGGTTCCATTGGTTGAGCCAATATTTGAAGCTCTCAAGGAGATGAGGAGGAGGAATATACATATAGAAGTGACGAATCTTGTTGTGCCGAAGATTGGTGATTCGCTTGAAAAAATAAAGGAACTCGCATTATGGATTAAAGAGAATTTAGGTGAGGATACTCCATTCCATTTGCTGAGGTTCCATCCAGACTATAAGCTAACTGATATACCATCCACTGAGATCAGAACTCTTGAGAAAGCTTACGAGACTGCTAAGGAGACTGGATTAAACTATGTTTATTTGGGAAATGTTCCGGGACACAGATATGAAAACACATATTGTCCGAACTGTCAAGAGCTATTGATAAGGAGATACGGATTTGATATAATAAAATGGAACTTAACGGCCGATATGCGATGCCCAAACTGTGGAAGACAAATCGCTATAAAGGGAAAATTCCATAGGACTGGGCTTTCATTTCCGTATTCCGTCATATAA
- a CDS encoding SagB/ThcOx family dehydrogenase, translated as MVKLFEKMTWVFSLALTASIIVYTWRITVPAERTTITDMPILLDDRILLPLPRKVSELTVEEVILLRRSIREYTSEPVNLSDLAMILWAAYGITEPKWGFRASPSAGATYPLEIYVVIGERGVKYPEDFVGEGVYKYEPHSHTLLLVKRGDNRRELMDAALGQNWVGEAPLNIVICAVFERTAQVYGERGRVRYVPMEAGHAGQNIYLMATALKYGAVVVGAFNDDQVAKTIGSKPEEKPLYIIPIGVPRSPPKTSFEDIWEYIKSRR; from the coding sequence TTGGTTAAATTATTTGAAAAGATGACTTGGGTATTCTCATTAGCCCTAACAGCATCCATCATAGTGTATACTTGGCGTATCACTGTTCCAGCTGAGCGCACAACTATCACTGATATGCCAATACTACTTGATGATAGAATTCTTCTACCATTGCCTAGAAAGGTTAGCGAATTAACAGTTGAGGAGGTAATACTATTGAGGAGGAGCATTAGAGAGTATACTAGCGAGCCAGTAAACCTAAGTGACCTAGCGATGATACTCTGGGCTGCATATGGCATAACCGAGCCTAAATGGGGTTTTAGGGCATCACCCAGCGCAGGTGCCACATACCCCCTAGAAATCTACGTCGTGATAGGTGAAAGAGGCGTGAAATATCCCGAAGACTTCGTCGGCGAGGGGGTTTATAAATATGAGCCGCATAGTCACACCCTACTGCTAGTTAAGAGGGGAGATAATCGGAGAGAGCTTATGGATGCAGCCTTGGGACAGAACTGGGTTGGTGAAGCTCCATTAAACATTGTTATCTGCGCGGTTTTTGAGAGAACCGCCCAAGTTTATGGTGAGAGGGGAAGAGTTAGGTATGTTCCAATGGAGGCTGGACATGCTGGACAGAACATATATCTTATGGCTACGGCTCTCAAATACGGCGCCGTGGTTGTTGGAGCCTTTAACGATGACCAAGTTGCTAAAACTATTGGCTCCAAACCTGAGGAGAAGCCGCTTTATATAATTCCCATAGGTGTTCCAAGAAGCCCGCCTAAAACGTCCTTTGAAGACATTTGGGAATATATTAAATCTAGGAGATGA